A DNA window from Gallaecimonas pentaromativorans contains the following coding sequences:
- a CDS encoding DUF4431 domain-containing protein: MLTTVALLAAMASGSAGEDGCYRYGSALKLPGTLTERTFAGPPNYDSVADGDRPEKVLVLHLATPMCTQADNNDAIDAPVAKATDVQLVFTGDAAARYRHLQPLLGSLVQCQGTLFSAISGHHHTSVLMQAASCRLVD; this comes from the coding sequence ATGCTGACCACTGTTGCTTTGCTGGCGGCTATGGCGAGCGGGTCTGCCGGAGAAGATGGTTGTTACCGCTATGGATCCGCGCTCAAACTGCCCGGGACCTTGACGGAACGGACCTTTGCGGGACCGCCAAACTACGACAGTGTTGCCGATGGTGACAGGCCGGAGAAGGTCTTGGTGCTGCATCTTGCCACCCCAATGTGCACCCAGGCCGATAACAACGATGCCATTGACGCGCCGGTCGCCAAGGCTACCGATGTTCAACTGGTCTTTACCGGTGACGCCGCCGCTCGTTATCGACACCTTCAACCCTTGCTGGGCTCACTCGTCCAATGCCAAGGCACGTTGTTCTCGGCTATCTCCGGGCACCATCACACCTCAGTGTTGATGCAAGCAGCTTCGTGCCGGTTAGTGGATTAA
- the maoP gene encoding DUF413 domain-containing protein — MDQSFVSTKRFFDQKHFPHGFARSGDFTKAEATLLENHGQALQALASGLSSPVSAEEFQFLESCQGTRPPVTALEKVWAKYQKILDQKKRVFTVCNDWLSVRSGTARIDEPDEPLDDD, encoded by the coding sequence ATGGATCAGAGCTTTGTCAGTACAAAACGCTTTTTCGACCAGAAGCACTTTCCCCACGGTTTTGCCCGCAGCGGCGACTTCACCAAAGCCGAAGCCACGCTGCTGGAAAACCATGGCCAGGCCCTGCAGGCCTTGGCCAGTGGGCTGAGCAGCCCGGTCAGCGCCGAGGAGTTTCAGTTCCTCGAAAGCTGCCAGGGCACCCGGCCGCCGGTAACGGCACTGGAAAAGGTCTGGGCCAAGTACCAGAAGATCCTCGACCAGAAAAAACGGGTCTTTACCGTCTGCAACGACTGGCTGAGTGTGCGAAGCGGCACTGCCCGCATCGACGAACCAGACGAGCCGCTGGACGACGACTAA
- a CDS encoding ferredoxin--NADP reductase encodes MAQWLTAKVLENHSWNPTLFSLRVKAPPFAFTAGQFVRLALNGPDGRVQRAYSLVNSPQDEVLDFMVTLVPGGKLTPLLAALKPGDSVEVSQPASGFFVLDEVPDGKSLWLLATGTGLGPYLSILGTEAPWQRFERIHLVHGVRLGNDLAYAGQLQAMAASRPQFRYQPVVTREPYPGALSGRLPQLLSSGELERALADQLNNESQLMICGNPDMIRDSLKVLAEKGLNKNLRRQPGHVTVEQYW; translated from the coding sequence ATGGCTCAATGGCTTACTGCCAAGGTGCTGGAAAACCACTCTTGGAACCCAACGCTCTTTAGCCTGCGCGTTAAAGCGCCGCCCTTTGCCTTTACCGCCGGCCAGTTTGTGCGCCTGGCCCTAAACGGCCCCGATGGCCGGGTACAACGGGCCTATTCCCTGGTCAACAGCCCCCAGGATGAGGTGCTGGATTTCATGGTCACTCTGGTGCCCGGCGGCAAACTGACGCCGCTGCTGGCGGCATTAAAACCCGGCGACAGCGTCGAGGTGAGCCAGCCGGCCAGTGGCTTTTTCGTGCTCGATGAGGTGCCGGACGGCAAAAGCCTGTGGCTGTTGGCAACAGGTACAGGTCTGGGGCCTTATCTTTCAATACTGGGCACCGAGGCGCCCTGGCAACGGTTTGAGCGCATCCATCTAGTGCACGGGGTTCGCCTGGGCAATGACCTCGCCTACGCCGGGCAGTTGCAGGCCATGGCCGCCAGCCGGCCGCAGTTTCGCTACCAGCCGGTGGTTACCCGCGAGCCCTACCCCGGCGCCTTGAGTGGCCGTTTGCCACAATTGCTCAGCTCAGGGGAACTGGAGCGCGCCCTGGCTGACCAACTGAATAACGAAAGCCAGCTGATGATCTGCGGCAACCCGGATATGATCCGCGATAGCCTTAAGGTGCTGGCCGAGAAAGGATTAAACAAAAACCTGCGCCGCCAGCCAGGTCACGTCACCGTTGAGCAGTATTGGTAA
- a CDS encoding ABC transporter permease has product MFSYYLRLAWLSFKGSPVMSALMVLAIAVGVGVAMSTLTLQYVMSSNALADKNDQLYYVQLDIRPSDNSGPQHTRNGIPDQLAYPDAEALLQSDIPTRQVAMHQWGGTITSPNPDIRPALISMRVTTRDFFSLFDVPLLYGTVWDKSADTQGQYQVVLSKRTSQQMFGEENPVGKSVEINGQPYEVVGVAADFEPAPSVQDLTTGSFGGNADAYVPFGLHRPLSLMPWGNMSCMGGGSDNGNTEGYEGLLQSNCIWLQYWVQLDSPEQKARYQQFLANYVKDQHKQGRFERDQGAVLSTPAQWLYQNRVVGNDTQLLTWLAFAFLLVCIINTIALLLAKFLRMAPQAGVRRALGASRSAVFTQHLIESALVGVIGGLLGIGLALLGLVAIRQLVAPSMAAIVHMDPLMMCVTAGLALVASLLAGVYPAWRISTTTPAYYLKTQ; this is encoded by the coding sequence ATGTTCAGTTATTACCTACGCCTGGCCTGGCTGTCGTTCAAAGGCTCACCGGTGATGTCTGCCCTGATGGTGCTGGCCATTGCCGTGGGGGTGGGGGTGGCCATGAGCACCCTGACCCTGCAATACGTGATGTCGTCCAACGCCCTGGCCGACAAAAACGACCAGCTCTACTACGTGCAGCTGGATATTCGCCCCAGCGATAACAGCGGGCCGCAGCACACCCGCAACGGTATACCGGACCAACTGGCCTATCCCGATGCCGAAGCGCTGCTGCAATCAGATATTCCCACCCGGCAGGTGGCCATGCACCAATGGGGCGGCACCATTACCTCACCCAACCCGGACATCCGCCCGGCCCTTATCTCGATGCGGGTCACCACCCGCGACTTTTTCTCCTTGTTCGATGTGCCGCTGCTCTATGGCACCGTCTGGGACAAAAGCGCCGACACCCAGGGCCAGTATCAGGTGGTGCTAAGCAAACGCACCAGCCAGCAGATGTTTGGCGAAGAAAACCCGGTGGGTAAATCGGTAGAGATCAATGGCCAGCCCTATGAAGTGGTAGGAGTTGCTGCCGACTTTGAGCCGGCGCCGTCGGTGCAAGATCTCACCACCGGTTCTTTTGGCGGCAACGCCGATGCCTACGTGCCCTTTGGCTTGCACCGGCCACTGAGCCTAATGCCCTGGGGCAACATGAGCTGCATGGGCGGCGGCAGTGACAATGGCAACACCGAAGGCTACGAAGGCCTGCTGCAATCAAACTGCATCTGGCTGCAATACTGGGTGCAACTGGACAGCCCCGAGCAAAAAGCCCGCTACCAGCAGTTCCTGGCCAATTACGTTAAAGACCAGCATAAACAAGGCCGTTTTGAGCGTGACCAGGGCGCGGTGTTGTCCACCCCGGCCCAATGGCTGTACCAAAACCGGGTGGTAGGTAACGACACCCAACTGCTCACCTGGCTGGCCTTTGCCTTCCTGCTGGTGTGCATCATCAACACCATCGCCCTGCTGCTGGCCAAGTTCCTGCGTATGGCCCCCCAAGCCGGGGTGCGCCGCGCCCTGGGTGCCAGCCGTAGCGCCGTCTTTACCCAACACCTGATTGAAAGCGCCCTGGTTGGGGTGATAGGTGGCTTGCTGGGTATTGGCCTGGCCCTGCTGGGGCTGGTAGCCATCCGCCAGTTGGTGGCGCCAAGCATGGCCGCCATCGTCCACATGGACCCGCTGATGATGTGTGTTACCGCCGGCCTGGCCCTGGTGGCAAGCCTTTTGGCCGGGGTGTATCCGGCCTGGCGCATCAGTACCACCACCCCGGCCTACTACCTCAAAACCCAGTAA
- a CDS encoding efflux RND transporter periplasmic adaptor subunit: MIRDTSGQDVILDNRRPYRKWAGLGAAVLLVVALGWVVTSWRASASADAVVSKAALQLGTAEVADIARDINVQGRVVAANSPTLYSPAQGIVTYLIKAGDSVAKDQVIATVDSPSLTNQLKQEEANLARIQGESERQQIQAKRDALENRQAADLAKVDLEAADREMRRAELSWQKKVISQIDYEKAKDELARARLRAHQSAENARLAVEMASFETKNLKLQVQHQALLVADLQRQSDELNVRSPVEGLVGNLALNQKSAVGAHEALLTVVDLHSFEVEVLVPESYADDLGLKMPVAVKVNGREWQGEVAAISPEIQNSQVVARLRFKGDTPDKLRQNQRLTARILLENRNQVLAVPRGAFIDVDQGRSAFVLRGDKAVRVPITLGAIGSRQAEVVDGLKAGDTIITSDTSRFKNQNTLLITQ, translated from the coding sequence ATGATCAGAGACACCTCAGGGCAAGACGTTATCCTCGATAACCGCCGCCCTTATCGCAAATGGGCCGGGCTTGGCGCTGCCGTGTTGCTGGTGGTCGCCCTGGGCTGGGTGGTCACCAGTTGGCGAGCCAGTGCCAGCGCCGACGCCGTGGTATCGAAGGCAGCTTTGCAACTGGGCACCGCCGAAGTGGCCGACATAGCGCGCGACATCAACGTTCAGGGCCGGGTAGTGGCAGCCAATAGCCCCACCTTGTACAGCCCTGCCCAAGGTATCGTTACCTACCTCATCAAAGCCGGCGACAGCGTGGCAAAAGATCAGGTGATCGCCACCGTCGACAGCCCTTCCCTGACCAACCAGCTCAAGCAGGAAGAAGCCAACCTCGCCCGTATTCAGGGGGAGTCGGAGCGCCAGCAGATCCAGGCCAAGCGTGACGCCCTGGAAAACCGCCAGGCGGCGGATCTGGCCAAGGTGGACCTGGAAGCGGCTGACCGGGAAATGCGCCGGGCAGAGCTTTCCTGGCAGAAAAAGGTGATCAGCCAAATCGATTACGAGAAAGCCAAGGACGAGCTGGCCCGCGCCAGGCTGCGGGCGCACCAGAGCGCCGAGAATGCCCGCCTGGCGGTGGAAATGGCCAGCTTTGAAACCAAGAACCTCAAGTTGCAGGTGCAGCACCAGGCCTTGCTGGTGGCGGACTTACAACGCCAGAGCGACGAGCTGAACGTGCGCTCGCCGGTAGAAGGCCTGGTGGGCAACCTGGCCCTGAACCAGAAATCCGCGGTGGGCGCCCACGAAGCGCTGCTGACGGTGGTAGACCTGCACAGTTTTGAAGTGGAAGTGCTGGTACCGGAGAGCTACGCCGACGATCTGGGCCTCAAAATGCCCGTGGCGGTGAAGGTCAATGGCCGCGAATGGCAGGGCGAAGTAGCCGCCATCAGCCCGGAAATTCAAAACAGCCAGGTGGTGGCACGGCTGCGCTTTAAGGGTGATACCCCCGACAAGCTGCGCCAGAACCAGCGCCTGACCGCCCGCATTTTGCTGGAAAACCGCAATCAGGTACTGGCCGTGCCCCGTGGCGCCTTTATCGACGTGGACCAGGGCCGCAGCGCCTTTGTGCTGCGCGGCGACAAGGCGGTGCGGGTGCCCATTACCCTCGGCGCCATCGGTAGCCGCCAGGCCGAAGTGGTGGATGGCCTCAAGGCCGGCGACACCATCATCACCTCGGACACCAGCCGTTTTAAAAACCAAAACACATTGCTCATTACCCAATAA
- a CDS encoding ABC transporter ATP-binding protein — protein MLKMENIAKVYRTDTVATHALRDFSLYVKEGEFVAVTGPSGSGKTTFLNIAGLLETFEEGQYQLDGIDVRDLGDSARSKLRNEKIGFIFQGFNLIPDLSLFDNVDVPLRYRGLNAKERKARIDEALEKVGLAARRHHLPSQLSGGQQQRVAIARALAGKPAFLLADEPTGNLDSLMARQVMELLESINKDGTTIVMVTHDPDLARRAQRNIQIVDGQVSDFDFGQSRRA, from the coding sequence ATGTTGAAAATGGAAAACATCGCCAAGGTGTACCGCACCGACACCGTTGCCACCCACGCCCTGCGCGACTTCAGCCTGTACGTCAAGGAAGGGGAATTCGTGGCGGTCACCGGCCCTTCGGGCTCCGGCAAAACCACCTTTTTGAATATTGCCGGGCTTTTGGAAACCTTTGAAGAAGGCCAGTACCAGCTGGATGGCATCGACGTGCGAGATCTCGGCGACAGCGCCCGCTCCAAGCTGCGTAACGAGAAAATCGGCTTTATCTTCCAGGGCTTTAACCTCATTCCCGACCTGTCCTTGTTCGACAACGTCGACGTACCGCTGCGCTACCGGGGCCTTAACGCTAAAGAGCGTAAGGCCCGTATCGACGAGGCGCTGGAGAAGGTTGGCCTGGCGGCGCGCCGCCACCACCTGCCGTCGCAGCTCTCCGGCGGCCAGCAGCAGCGGGTGGCCATCGCCCGGGCACTGGCTGGCAAACCGGCCTTTTTGCTGGCGGACGAACCTACCGGGAACCTCGACTCGCTGATGGCCCGCCAGGTGATGGAGCTGCTCGAATCCATCAACAAGGACGGCACCACCATCGTCATGGTGACCCACGACCCCGACCTGGCCCGCCGCGCCCAGCGCAATATCCAGATCGTTGACGGCCAAGTGTCCGATTTTGACTTCGGCCAGAGCCGCCGCGCCTAA
- a CDS encoding sigma-54-dependent transcriptional regulator has product MDKILIIDDNPAVGQALGLLLKLSGLQSDAALTPQAGLTRLEAGDISLVIQDMNFSSDTTSGEEGKALFFAIREQHPDLPIILLTAWTELESAVSLVKAGAADYLGKPWDDAKLIATVQNLLELAELSQQQQAQALAQAQRRRALADKFDLAGLVYQSDTMQRLVEMAAQVARADVPVLITGPNGAGKEKIAEIIQRNSQVAAGPFIRVNAGALPLELMEAELFGAEPGAYTGLNKTRIGRFEAADGGTLFLDEIGNLSLSGQMKLLRVLQTGEFERLGSTQTRKVRVRLISATNSDLPSAIQGGSFREDLYYRLNVIELSLPPLKERAEDILPLARHFLAGRPLSLDAVRTLEAHDWPGNVRELENCLKRAALLAPGERIEAVDLKLPPPRQSRPRAAFEPGEQQLRDVLSEASSISEAARTLGLSRQALYRRLEKYGIVLNEL; this is encoded by the coding sequence ATGGACAAGATCCTCATCATCGACGACAACCCCGCCGTGGGCCAGGCCCTGGGGTTGTTGTTGAAGCTCAGCGGTCTGCAAAGCGACGCCGCTCTGACCCCCCAGGCCGGCCTTACCAGGCTTGAGGCGGGCGACATCAGCCTGGTTATCCAGGACATGAATTTCAGCAGCGACACCACCAGTGGCGAAGAAGGCAAAGCGCTGTTCTTCGCCATCCGTGAGCAGCACCCGGACTTGCCCATCATCCTGCTCACCGCCTGGACCGAGCTGGAAAGCGCAGTCAGCCTGGTTAAAGCCGGCGCCGCCGACTACCTAGGCAAACCCTGGGACGACGCCAAGCTTATCGCCACGGTGCAAAACCTGTTGGAGCTGGCCGAGCTCAGCCAGCAACAACAAGCCCAAGCCCTGGCCCAGGCTCAGCGGCGCCGTGCCCTTGCCGACAAATTCGATTTGGCCGGCCTGGTGTACCAGTCCGACACCATGCAGCGGCTGGTGGAAATGGCGGCGCAGGTGGCCCGTGCCGACGTGCCGGTATTGATCACCGGCCCCAACGGCGCCGGTAAGGAAAAGATCGCCGAAATCATCCAGCGCAACTCCCAGGTAGCCGCCGGGCCCTTTATCAGGGTCAACGCCGGCGCCCTGCCGCTGGAATTGATGGAAGCCGAGCTGTTCGGCGCCGAACCGGGGGCTTATACCGGCCTCAATAAAACCCGTATCGGCCGCTTTGAGGCCGCCGACGGCGGCACTTTGTTTTTGGACGAAATCGGCAATCTCTCCCTTTCCGGGCAGATGAAACTGCTGCGGGTGCTGCAAACCGGCGAGTTCGAGCGCCTTGGCTCCACCCAGACCCGCAAGGTACGGGTGCGGCTGATCTCCGCCACCAACAGCGACCTGCCAAGTGCCATCCAGGGCGGCAGCTTTCGCGAAGATCTCTACTACCGGCTTAACGTTATCGAGCTTTCCCTGCCGCCACTTAAAGAGCGCGCCGAGGACATTCTGCCCCTGGCCCGCCATTTTCTGGCGGGGCGCCCCTTAAGCCTGGACGCGGTGCGCACCCTTGAAGCCCACGACTGGCCTGGCAATGTGCGAGAGCTGGAAAACTGCCTCAAACGGGCCGCGCTGCTGGCGCCAGGGGAGCGCATCGAGGCGGTAGATTTAAAGCTGCCGCCGCCACGGCAAAGCCGCCCCCGGGCTGCCTTTGAGCCCGGTGAGCAGCAGCTGCGCGATGTATTGAGTGAAGCCTCCAGCATCAGCGAGGCAGCCCGCACCCTGGGGCTGTCGCGCCAAGCGCTCTACCGGCGCCTGGAGAAATACGGAATCGTCCTCAATGAGCTTTGA
- a CDS encoding ABC transporter permease, which produces MFEFGPILRTLWRNKTGALLIMLQTALTLAIVVNAAFIITQRQAKIDRPTGVDEANTFTLSVIPIQAGDKHYADVERDMIALNQLPDVVSASIVNSAPLSSSGSTNTMRAEDNKPGIGEVESNVFNTDQRGLDTFGLKLLAGRNFTANDMTVTSSLDGKTPTVCIVTRQLANKLFGKGVDPIGKLVTPGVQVIGVASDTIGAYPNSDVAGDVVLVPQFYTNFNLRYLIRVKPGQLDAMMKKVPDVLNNLDNQRVITSVRSLLSYKRSAYRSDQATISMLSVTMVLISLVTGLGIVGLTLLWVNQRRKQIGTRRALGATKLMVVRYFLVENGIIIGAGIVLGCALALFANHLMVQHYQMKALEVGYLAGGVVAVWLLGLLAALMPAWRAAQVSPSLATRSV; this is translated from the coding sequence ATGTTTGAATTCGGACCTATTCTGCGCACCTTGTGGCGCAACAAAACCGGCGCTTTGCTGATCATGCTGCAAACCGCCCTGACCTTGGCCATTGTGGTGAACGCCGCTTTTATCATCACCCAGCGCCAGGCCAAGATAGACAGGCCCACCGGCGTTGATGAAGCCAACACCTTTACCTTGTCGGTGATCCCCATCCAGGCCGGCGATAAACACTACGCCGACGTGGAGCGGGACATGATTGCCCTGAACCAACTGCCCGATGTGGTGAGCGCCAGTATTGTCAACAGTGCGCCGCTGTCGAGCTCCGGCTCCACCAACACCATGCGCGCCGAAGACAATAAACCTGGCATTGGCGAGGTGGAGTCCAACGTCTTTAACACCGACCAGCGCGGCCTGGACACCTTTGGCCTGAAGCTTTTGGCGGGGCGTAATTTCACCGCCAACGACATGACGGTGACCTCCAGCCTGGACGGCAAAACCCCCACCGTTTGCATCGTTACCCGCCAGTTGGCCAACAAGCTGTTCGGCAAAGGGGTCGACCCCATCGGCAAGCTGGTCACCCCCGGCGTGCAGGTGATTGGGGTGGCCTCCGACACCATTGGCGCCTACCCCAACTCGGACGTGGCAGGGGACGTGGTACTGGTGCCGCAGTTCTATACCAACTTCAACCTGCGCTACCTCATCCGCGTTAAACCGGGGCAACTGGACGCCATGATGAAAAAGGTGCCCGACGTGCTCAACAACCTCGATAACCAACGGGTGATCACCAGCGTGCGCAGCCTATTGAGCTACAAACGCTCGGCCTACCGCAGCGACCAAGCCACCATCTCCATGCTCAGCGTAACCATGGTGCTGATAAGCCTGGTGACCGGCCTTGGCATTGTCGGCCTGACGTTGCTGTGGGTGAATCAGCGCCGCAAGCAAATCGGTACCCGCCGCGCCCTGGGGGCTACCAAGCTGATGGTGGTGCGTTACTTCCTGGTGGAAAACGGCATCATTATTGGCGCCGGCATCGTGCTGGGTTGCGCGCTGGCCTTGTTTGCTAACCACTTGATGGTGCAGCATTACCAGATGAAGGCCCTTGAGGTCGGCTATCTGGCAGGTGGCGTGGTAGCGGTGTGGCTGCTGGGCCTGCTGGCGGCGCTGATGCCCGCCTGGCGCGCCGCCCAGGTATCGCCGTCTCTGGCTACCCGTAGCGTGTAA
- a CDS encoding DUF3014 domain-containing protein, producing the protein MQADPQTRPPKSGRSPLVPIAIVVVIAVAAVLAWVFWPKGEAPKPAQDNLPPPVVEQQPQPAAEPEPAPVDNSAAEPEPQQVEAEPATPAPEPVKLPALKDSDPMVRDDLNALMPSQSVVKTQEPQLIDKVTQILATAVEGYLPERQRLIASPDKAFEVVRDGDTIYLDSDSYHRFDPYVAIFVGLDDTKLLAFLDKYQPLFSEAYSQLGLDGDNLKPNLVQIINLALATPDPAEPIKLSQPKVLYQFADPALENLKPIQKILIRMGPDNRAKVKAKLEALKSALDAQ; encoded by the coding sequence ATGCAAGCCGATCCGCAAACCCGTCCGCCCAAATCAGGCCGTTCTCCCCTTGTTCCCATCGCTATTGTGGTGGTGATTGCAGTGGCCGCCGTGTTGGCCTGGGTCTTCTGGCCCAAAGGCGAAGCGCCCAAACCGGCCCAGGACAACCTGCCGCCGCCGGTGGTGGAGCAGCAACCCCAACCCGCCGCCGAGCCAGAGCCGGCGCCGGTAGACAACAGCGCCGCCGAGCCCGAACCCCAACAGGTTGAAGCTGAGCCAGCCACTCCTGCGCCCGAGCCGGTAAAACTGCCCGCCCTCAAAGACAGCGACCCCATGGTCCGTGACGACCTCAACGCCCTGATGCCCTCGCAAAGCGTGGTCAAAACCCAGGAGCCGCAGCTGATTGACAAGGTCACCCAAATTCTCGCTACCGCCGTTGAGGGCTACCTGCCGGAGCGCCAGCGTCTGATTGCCTCTCCCGACAAAGCCTTTGAAGTGGTACGAGACGGCGACACCATTTATCTGGACAGCGACAGCTATCACCGCTTCGACCCTTACGTGGCCATCTTTGTCGGCCTGGACGACACTAAATTGCTGGCCTTCCTCGACAAATACCAGCCGCTCTTTAGCGAGGCTTACAGCCAACTGGGCCTGGACGGCGACAACCTCAAGCCCAACCTGGTGCAAATCATCAATCTTGCCCTGGCCACCCCGGATCCGGCCGAGCCCATCAAACTCAGCCAGCCCAAGGTGCTGTACCAGTTTGCCGACCCGGCGCTGGAGAATCTCAAGCCCATCCAGAAGATCCTCATTCGCATGGGGCCGGACAACAGGGCCAAGGTAAAAGCCAAGCTTGAGGCGCTGAAAAGCGCCCTTGATGCTCAATAA
- the rimK gene encoding 30S ribosomal protein S6--L-glutamate ligase has translation MRLAILSAKAELHSTQRLVAAATARGLEPHVLSPLCCQLTLNAEGPALYYQGERQPTFAAVLPRVGHELTLLGATVLRQLQTMGSYSPTSAAALLSARDKFHALQLLLAQGLPMPATAFGSSPEQIPRLMAEVGGAPLVIKVLEGSQGIGVSLADSSQAARSTLEAFLGAKVNVLVQEFISECAGQDIRLLVIGEKVVAAMARQAQDGDFRANLHCGGQAHAITPTDAECAIAIKAAQTLGLGIAGVDLLRSARGPLLLEVNSSPGLEGIEKACGLDIAGLMVDFVLANLQ, from the coding sequence GTGCGCCTTGCCATTTTGTCCGCCAAAGCCGAACTGCACTCAACCCAGCGCCTGGTTGCCGCCGCCACCGCCCGTGGCCTTGAGCCCCATGTGCTCAGCCCCCTTTGTTGCCAGCTGACCTTAAACGCCGAAGGCCCGGCCCTTTATTATCAGGGCGAGCGCCAGCCCACCTTTGCCGCCGTGCTGCCTCGGGTTGGCCACGAGCTGACCCTGCTGGGCGCCACAGTGCTTCGCCAGTTGCAAACCATGGGCAGCTACAGCCCCACCAGCGCAGCGGCGCTATTAAGTGCCCGCGATAAATTCCACGCCCTGCAACTGCTGCTGGCACAAGGGCTGCCCATGCCCGCCACCGCCTTTGGCAGCAGTCCTGAGCAAATACCGCGGCTGATGGCCGAGGTTGGGGGCGCGCCACTGGTGATAAAAGTGCTGGAAGGTTCCCAGGGCATAGGGGTCAGCCTCGCCGACAGCTCCCAGGCCGCCCGCAGCACCCTCGAAGCCTTTCTCGGCGCCAAGGTCAATGTGCTGGTGCAGGAATTCATCAGTGAGTGCGCCGGCCAGGATATCCGGCTGCTGGTGATAGGCGAAAAAGTAGTAGCCGCCATGGCCCGCCAGGCCCAGGACGGCGATTTCAGGGCCAACCTGCACTGCGGCGGCCAGGCCCACGCCATCACCCCAACCGACGCAGAATGCGCCATCGCCATCAAAGCCGCCCAAACCCTCGGCCTTGGCATCGCCGGCGTCGACCTGCTGCGCTCAGCCCGAGGCCCGCTGCTGTTGGAGGTCAATTCCTCCCCTGGCCTCGAAGGCATCGAAAAGGCCTGCGGCCTTGATATCGCCGGCCTGATGGTGGATTTTGTATTGGCTAACTTGCAGTAA
- a CDS encoding SirB2 family protein, with product MDYLQVKQLHQGLALLTIVFFIWRASRSIVAPGSLPRWAKVLPHIIDTALLAAGLWLMVQLGLSPLHSGWLAAKIIALVLYIALGTFAIKRGRTPKARALAAVGAVLVFIYIVGVAIYKSPWAWFSAV from the coding sequence GTGGATTACCTGCAGGTTAAGCAGCTACACCAAGGACTGGCGCTGCTGACCATCGTCTTTTTCATCTGGCGCGCCAGCCGCAGTATCGTCGCCCCGGGCAGCCTGCCGCGCTGGGCCAAGGTGCTGCCCCATATCATTGACACCGCCCTGCTGGCTGCTGGCCTTTGGCTGATGGTGCAACTGGGGCTGTCGCCGCTCCATAGCGGCTGGCTTGCCGCCAAAATCATCGCTTTGGTGCTGTATATCGCTCTTGGCACCTTCGCCATCAAACGCGGCCGTACCCCCAAAGCCCGGGCCCTGGCGGCAGTGGGGGCGGTGCTGGTGTTTATCTATATTGTGGGGGTCGCCATTTACAAGTCCCCCTGGGCTTGGTTCTCTGCTGTTTAA